In a genomic window of Canis lupus familiaris isolate Mischka breed German Shepherd chromosome 13, alternate assembly UU_Cfam_GSD_1.0, whole genome shotgun sequence:
- the LOC111098636 gene encoding soluble scavenger receptor cysteine-rich domain-containing protein SSC5D-like isoform X1: MKIIFQILWVLSICFSASQSQEKNNGFNQRRQLHSSGRDLARSQSAKAKPLPNSNPPRSILPQYHQNLASQSLSRSTNSKLLPPKKQLPLKSSIPKKLAKLQTHSNKASQPKLGPTENSSKTQSRSRQSQVYQNNSIQKRPHFKSTIHNRPHSLHPGQLRYSKKQPQKSQSPPNPSVKKVIKPFKSLSNTALQQKPQLTKHNPNSHTLQKASLNKPQPNKFVKRRTRQRKPNSKALVQNIPSHTKTHLEAPGGRKRIQPLNPRKCLQPSSQGRRPQSSNRRQHPHPLGQKIPNPLIKVPRQIKATHCIRPHIQNKPESHHYHPHVHLSPDNPYPSPFIPSLKPQVQPTSKVVSTRTQVLNTTPFAAIATTTPHYTISSNTTSATTTNKISSDLIFKSTTPSDITVSSPKTQVPVTIPLTAATTSNAPTTEISPPLVTATTLPATMQTTPFTIHTILKMTTESGYETTELPYSSTNPDNNYIYETTESYYYDEFDVSNSEVTASTYTTPKPASTTN; the protein is encoded by the exons ATGAAAATCATATTCCAGATTCTATGGGTTCTGAGCATTTGCTTCTCG GCCAGTCAGAGTCAAGAAAAGAATAATGGATTCAATCAAAGACGACAGTTGCATTCATCTGGTCGAGATCTAGCTCGATCACAATCTGCTAAAGCCAAGCCTCTTCCAAATTCAAATCCACCAAGATCCATCTTGCCTCAGTATCACCAAAACTTAGCTAGCCAGTCACTAAGCAGATCAACCAATTCAAAGTTACTTCCTCCTAAAAAGCAACTTCCTTTAAAGTCATCTATCCCAAAAAAACTAGCAAAACTACAAACTCATTCAAATAAAGCTAGCCAACCAAAACTAGGTCCAACTGAGAACAGTTCAAAAACTCAAAGTAGGTCTAGGCAGTCACAAGTTTACCAAAATAACTCTATTCAAAAAAGGCCTCATTTCAAGTCAACTATTCACAATAGACCCCATTCATTACATCCTGGTCAATTACGGTACTCTAAGAAACAGCCTCAAAAATCCCAATCTCCTCCAAATCCATCTGTTAAAAAAGTGATAAAGCCATTCAAATCTCTTTCAAATACAGCCCTTCAGCAAAAACCTCAACTAACGAAGCATAATCCTAATTCACACACTCTACAAAAAGCTAGCCTAAACAAGCCACAACCtaataaatttgttaaaagaaGAACCAGACAAAGAAAGCCTAATTCAAAAGCACTTGTCCAAAATATACCAAGCCACACCAAAACTCATCTAGAAGCACCTGGTGGAAGAAAACGTATACAGCCGCTCAATCCAAGAAAATGTCTACAACCATCTAGTCAAGGAAGACGTCCACAGTCATCTAATCGAAGACAACACCCACATCCGCTTGGTCAAAAAATACCAAATCCACTAATTAAAGTACCCAGACAAATTAAGGCCACACATTGTATTAGGCCACACATTCAAAACAAACCTGAATCACACCACTATCATCCACATGTACATCTTTCTCCAGACAACCCATATCCATCTCCCTTCATTCCCAGCCTGAAACCTCAGGTGCAACCAACTAGCAAAGTGGTAAGCACCAGAACCCAAGTCTTAAACACAACTCCGTTTGCTGCCATTGCCACCACAACTCCCCACTACACTATCAGCTCCAACACAACCTCAGCTACAACCACAAACAAAATATCATCTGATCTCATCTTCAAAAGTACAACTCCTTCTGATATCACAGTTTCCAGTCCTAAAACCCAAGTTCCAGTTACCATTCCACTCACTGCTGCAACCACGTCTAATGCTCCAACTACCGAGATTTCACCTCCCCTTGTTACTGCCACTACTCTTCCTGCCACCATGCAAACAACTCCTTTTACCATACATACCATACTCAAGATGACCACTGAGTCAGGATATGAAACAACAGAACTTCCCTACAGCAGCACTAACCCTGATAATAACTACATATATGAAACTACAGAATCTTATTACTATGATGAATTTGATGTCTCTAATTCTGAAGTTACAGCATCCACCTATACCACTCCAAAACCTGCCTCTACCACCAACTAA